The Natribaculum luteum genome contains the following window.
ACGCCGCGCTCGAAACTGCCGGTAACGATCGCCACGGACACGTCGGATCGTCGGAGGTCGGTGAGCAACTCGGCAGCGCCGTCGCGCAACGTACACCGCTCGAACGCGGCGTCGACGCGCTCTTCCGGCATTCCTTCGAGGAGCGAGACGCGCTGTCGGAGGCTCGTCTCGAAGTCCACCTCGTCGCGCAGCCCCTGCTCGAGGAGGCCACGAATCTCACTCCCGACGTCGTACTCTCTGCCGAGGAGAACCGAGAGATCCCACTGGGTGAGTGTCTCGTCGAAGTCGAAGGCAACGAGCGTCATGGACAGTTCTTCGTCGGCCACGTCAATAATACCCACTCGAGGGCGGGTCGGCACACAGTCACGTCCGACAGGATCACTCGTACTCGATTCCGCGCAGTTCGTACCGATACGTCCGCGGCTCCTTTTTGACGACGAGATACTGCGCGTTTCGCGCTCGCTCGAGTCTGTCGAAGTGCGTTCCCAGATCGCCGGGGTTCAGGGCGTGGGAATCGTCTTCCAGACCGAACCGGAGGGTGGCCCTCCGCTGGCGGACATCGTCTACCTGTTTCGCTTCGACCGCCAGAACGTCGCCGGTGTTGCCGACGTCGACCATGCCGGTGAGCTCCCACGTGTGGTCGCCGTACTGTACCTCCGCGCCGCCGAGTTCCGGCCACTCCGTCTCGACCATACGAGGTTGTACCAGCAACACCCAGATCGTCTTTCGGGTACTCACGCGACCGAGAACGTCTTCACGCTCGTCAGGTCGGTCCCCGGTCGACGAGCGGCCAATCTCTTACTGTCTGCGACCCGGAGTACGAGATATGGACACACTCGACACAGTCGCCGAGACGGTCCTCCGTCGGCGGTACCTGCAACGCGACGAGGACGGCGAGGTCGTCGAGACGCCAGCGGAACTCTTTGGTCGCGTCGCGGAAACCCTCGCCCAGGTCGAAGCGCGATTCGGCGGCGACGTCGACGCGACCGAACGGGCGTTCTACGAGGCGATGACCGCCCTCGAGTTCCTCCCCAACTCGCCGACGCTGATGAACGCCGGGACGGACCTCCAGCAACTCGCCGCCTGCTTCGTCCTGCCGATCGAGGACTCCCTCGAGTCGATCTTCACCGCGCTCGAACAGACCGCGCTGGTCCACCAGAGCGGTGGCGGCACCGGCTTTTCGTTCTCGAACCTCCGCCCCGAAGGCGACGTCGTGATGAAGACGGACGGCGTGGCGTCGGGGCCGGTGAGTTTTATGCGGATCTTCGACGCCGCCACCGAGCAGATCAAACAGGGCGGCCGTCGACGCGGGGCGAACATGGGCGTCCTCGAGGCGTCTCACCCCGACGTCCAGTCGTTCGTCACCGCCAAGGCGGAGACGGACGCCTTCCAGAACTTCAACCTCTCGGTGGCGACCGACGCGGCGTTCTGGGCAGCCTCCGACGCCGACGAGCCCTACGCCCTCGTCAATCCGCGGACGGGCGAGGTCGTCGAGCGGATCGATCCCGACGCTCTCTTCGATCTGATCGCCGAGATGGCCTGGGAGACCGGCGACCCCGGCATCCTCTTTCTGGACGCGATCAACGAGGACAACCCGACGCCACACCTCGGTCGACTCGAGGCGACGAACCCCTGCGGCGAGGTGCCGCTGCTCCCCTACGAGGCCTGCGTCCTCGGGTCGATCAACCTCGCCCGGCACACCGACGGCGACGAGATCGACTGGGCGAAACTCCGCGAGACCGTCCACCTCGCCGTGCGCTTTCTCGACGACGCCATCGAGGCGTCGACGTTTCCGGTCCCGGAAATCGAGGCGACGATGGCCAGAACCCGCAAGATCGGCCTGGGCGTGATGGGCTTTCACGACCTGCTCATCGACCTTCGCGTCCCGTACTACTCGGCGGAGGCCGTCGCAGTCGCCGACGAGGTGATGGCGTTCGTCCACGACGAGTCGTGGGCGGCCTCGAGAGAACTGGCTGCGGAACGCGGGCCGTTTCCGGAGTGGGACGACTCCACCCGCGAGGAGCCGATGCGCAACGCCACGACCACCACCATCGCCCCCACGGGGACGATCTCGCTCATCGCCGGCTGCTCGGCCAGCATCGAACCGATCTACAACGTGGCCTATACGAAACACGTCGTGGGCGGCCTCGAGATCGTCGACGATCGGTTCGTCGACCTCGCGAAAGAGCGCGGATTCTACTCCGAGGACCTCGTGGCGGACCTCCGCGACCGAACCACGATCCAGGACGTCGAGGAGATACCCGACGACGTGAAGCCGCTGTTCCACACGGCCCACGACGTGCCCGCCGAGGGCCACCTCCGCATCCAGGCCGCGTTCCAGGAACACGTCGACAACGCGGTGAGCAAGACGGTGAATCTCCCCCGATCGGCGTCCGTCGAGGACGTCGCGGACGTCTTCCGCACCGCACGGGACCTCGGCGTCAAGGGTGTCACCGTCTTCCGGAGCGGAGCGAGGCCCGAACAGGTGCTCGGCGAAGACCCCCTCAAGGAGGAGTGTGTGAGCGAGTGCGACTACGTCGCCACGCGCGAGGAGTAAAGACAGCGTCGCTCGAGGCGAACAGCGCTCGACCGACCCGAGGACAGCGATTCGCGACGCCGGGATCAGCCCCGCAATCCCCGCCAAGATTCACCATGCTCCGTGTGGACGTGTTAGCCGCATGAACTTCGACGAGTTCACAGGCCAGATTCAGCACCGACTCGAACTTCCGGACACGGGCAGGACGGTCCGCACGATCCGGGCGACGCTCACGACGCTCGGCCAGCGCATCCCCGAAGGGAACGCCGAGGATCTCGCCGCGTCGCTCCCGATGGAGATCGGCTGGTACCTGACCGGAGCCGTCCACGAACACGGCCAGCGGTTCGACTGGCACGAGTTCGTCGACCGGGTCAGCGAGATCGAGAACGTAGACGCACCAGAGGCGGCCTACCACTCCCGGGTCGTCGTCGATCTCGTGCGGACGGCGGTTCCACCCTCGGACTTCCAGCAGCTTCGCGACCAGCTTCCCGAGAGCGAAGACGACGAGAACTGGCGCAAGCTCTTCGAAGTCGTCGACGCCGGCGGCTGGGGCGAGGCCGAAGAGGCTCAGACTGGCGGCGGGCCACAGTCCGAAGACGACTCGGAGTGACCCACTCGAGGACCGACGGTCCTGAAACGGGTCGCACGTCCACCACCGGTCGTCGGGCCACCACCGTCCGCTAGAAAAGTATGTGTACCGAACAGACAGTGTTCCTGGTCGCAAGAAGATCATTTCTGCCTGATATAACTATTTAGGTCCGATTGTACTATGGCAGTACATGGAGCCGAAAGTTGAACGTCGCTGTCATATACTGTTTGCTCTCGCCCTGGTTCTACTTACAGTTGGCGTCGGCTACTGCGTTATCTTCGAGACGTGTCTGGCGGACTTTCTGGTCGTCGTTGCGGGACTTTTCGTCGGGTGGATCGCGTTGTTATACTGTCTGGGGAATGCCTCGTTCTGGCGGTAGCTCGACGCTCGACCCGCGCTCCGTCCGCCAGGATCGACGCTGCCGACCGCTCGCCTTCACGACGGCCGTTCCACCCGCCGTCGATAGGCTGGCCCTGCGATCGAATCGGCGACGGCATCGGATTGATACAATCTATATTTCTCGCCACGTACGTCCCAGTATGCGCCACGCTACTGGTCCGCTGCTCACCGTCGACGTGAGCGATCGAACCGCGACGAAAACGGACGTCGACGACGTCCTCGAGACGTACGTCGGCGGTCGAGCCGTCGCGACAGCGCTCGCACACGAACGCATCCCGTTCGACGCCGATCCGTTCGGTCCGGAAAACCGGGCGTACCTCTCGACCGGCCCGCTCCAGCAGAGTCGGATGTCCTTTACCGGCCGGATGAACATGACCGGCCTCTCGCCGCTGACCGACGGTCTCGTCTCGACGAACGCTGGCGGCTACCTCTCGCGAAACTTCACGAGCGCCGGCATCAGCGTCCTCGAGGTCGTCGGCGAGAGCGACGAGTTGCTCGCCATCCACGTCACCGACGACGGCGTCGAGTTCGAGGCGGTGCCCGAACTCGAGGGAGCCACCGTCCCCGAAACGTCCGACTACGTGGCCGAGCACCACGACCTCGGGCCGGAACACTGCATCGCGATCGGACCCGCAGGTGAGAACCTCGTGCGCTTCGCCTCGGTGATGACGTTCGACTCGCGGGCGTTCGGCCGCGGCGGCCTCGGCGCGGTGCTCGGGTCGAAAAACGTCAAGTGCGTCACCTTCGACGGCGATGCCGACCCAGACGTCGAGATCCCGCCAGTACAGATGGACGTCCACCGCGAGGCCGCGACGTCGGACGACCTGATGCGACGCCAGGGGACGACCGGCGGCACGGAGTTCATCAACGACAACTTCTCGCTGCCGACGCGGTACTTCCAGGAGTACCAGTTCGAGAACGTCGAGGGAATCGGCGGCAACGCCGTCGAGGAGAAAAAGTACAAGAAAGGCGCGTGTTCGGCGTGTGCCTACGCCTGCAAGCTGCCCACCCGCGACGAGGAGACTGGCGTCGAGACCGAGGGGCCGGAGTTCGAGACCGTCTACGCCTTCGGCTCCAGCCACGGCGTCGGCGACATCGTCGACGTGATGAAGGCGAACGAACTGTGTGACACGCTCGGCATGGACACCATCTCTGCAGGCGTGACCGTCGCGGCCTACCTCGCCGCAGAAGACGAGTTCGGCAACGCCGACCTCGCACAGGAGGTCACCGAAAAGATTGCCTACCGCGAGGGCATCGGCGACGACCTCGCGGAAGGCGTCGCCCGCGTCCACGACGACCTGGGCGTCGACGACTACACCGTCAAGGGCATGGAGTTCGCCGCCCACGACGGTCGCGTCCTCCACGGACAGGGGCTGTCCTACGCCGTCGCCAACCGGGGTGGCGACCACATGTACGCCGGCATGCTCAGTCTCGAGTACAGCGGCGAACTCGATCCAGAGGGGACGCTCGGCAAGGCCGAGACGCTCGTCGAACAGGAAAATCGCGCCGCCTTCCGCGACTCCGGGATCGTCTGTGCCTTCGGCAGCGACTACGTGACCGACGACCGCCTCGAGGCGCTGTTCGACGCCGACCACGACGCGTTGCTCGAGGTGGGGGCGAAGACGGTCGAACTCGAACGCCACTTCAACAACCAGCGCGGCTTCGACCGCGAGGACGACCGTCTCCCCTACGAGATTCCAGATCTCGAGGCGGCGATCGGCGAGTACTACGACGCCCGCGACTGGAACGACGACGGGACCGTCCCCGACGCCACGGTCGACCTGGTCGCACCCTCGGCGGACTGATCCCCAGTCGGGGGTGTCACAGAACCCTTTCCACGGTGTTGATTACACCCACTTCGGTGGTGAATTGACCGATACGTAGGTCGTGCGTATTTATTGCTGGACATTCTGCCAGTTTCAATAGATGTTCTCGCTGCCGTGCAAGATACAAAGCGCGAACTGAACGAACTTAGAATTATATTATAGTAGTTAAATTAAAATTGAAGTAATATATAATAAAATTACTGTGCTATTTTATTCTCACTTGGCATAATTGCAACCGTAGTTGAGATATTTTTGTGTATTGATATGGGGTGGGTCATTCTGAGCAATCACTCACCTCATATTCAGACGGTATCAAAGAATTTAATCACTGGAAATTGTATTTTTGATATAATGTGACCGTCTCGGATGACAGCACAGGATCAGTTCCTGTAAAGCGGCTACTTCGCGGGTGGGCGGTCATTATGTTACTCGTTGCTATCGGTGCGTATCTGTTGGGAGGGAATGGTGCCTTTGGAACCATAGTGGATATTTTAGGTCCGGCCACGGTCTTGGTCAGCTTCGGGTTACTGGCTTGGAAGTATGAGGTTGAAAACTGATTGGTCCCGAGGATACCGTCTATGAGGGTATACTCTCTATAGTCACCGATTTGCTGCATAGACCCTCTGACTTATCGAATCAGGGCGCTCACATCGTAGATCATGCCGTTCTATGACATCGCTAGTCGGCCGACAGCGCCTCGTCGATCCGATCCTCGAGGTCCTCGAGTTCCGCGCGGAGTTGCTCGCCGTCTTCGCCCTCGAGTTCGTCGATCCTGTCGGCGAGTCCCTGCAGGCGCGAGAACTTCTCGTCCTCGTCGACGCCCGTCTTCTGGGCATAGACCTGTTCGTCGACGTCGTACACCTCCGCTTCGGAGAGGTCGGTCGCGGCGACCACGACGTCGAGTTTGTCCGGGTCGATCCCGAGTACCCACTCGTGGGGAACGCCGTGCTCGTCGAGCGCGTCGAGCACCGTCGCCTCGTCTTTCGGCCGTCGTCGCTCACGCGTCGTCCGGTGGACCGTTCCGAACCGGCCGCGCAGCGACTGACCCGGTCCCAGGCGGTCGAGTACCACCTCGCTGGCCTCCCGCCGAAGCCGGTCGGCACCGCGCTGGACGTCCGACAGCAGGACGTACCGATCGGCCAGTGCGTCGGTCTCGAGCGACCCCGGATCGTCCACCTCGTGTCGCTCGAGGTGGTCTGCGAGCAACAGCGCGTCGTCGTGGAGGCGCTCCGGTCGCGTGCGTGCCGCCGCGGGTGAGACGAGGTACGGCGTCTCGCCGGCCGTCGCGTCCTCGGGTGCGTACGTGACGGCGTCGTCGTCGACCGCGTACTCGTCGGACAGCGTCAGGACCGTCGCGTACGGTTCGATGCCGGGCGTCAACTGCGTGACGTCGATCGGCCCGTCTGCCAGTCGATCCACGAATAGCTCGAACTGTTCGCGTCCCAGCGGGCGCTCCTCGCCGCTGTCGGTAAAGCGGACGACGATTCGATCGCCGTAGGTCGCGCCGATCCGAAACCGCCGCTCGGAGACTGGCGTCACGAGTTCTGCGCCTGGCTCGAGTCGCTCACAGGCCGTTCGAAGGTCTCGCCAGCGGTCGTCGGCTGTCATACGCTATCTTTCGACAGTCACCGCGAAAAAGAGTGGCCCCGAGGATACCGTGTCCGGCTGGCCGGTCGACCGCCAAAGCACCCTACCCACCGTAGACCGACGGCACAAGCCGGTAGACGTCCCCGTCCTCGAGTTCGGTCTCGAGGCCGTCGATGTGCCGAACGTCCTTCTTGTTCTTCGTGACGACCGTCTCCCCGGCCAGGTCGTCGCCGTCGACGAGTCGCCCCTCGAGAACCGGGTACTCGGTCTCGAGGTCGGCGAGGAGGTCACCGACCGTCTCGGCGTCGGTCTCCCAGTCGACGGCCTCCTCGCCGACGTCCTCGCGAAACGGACCGAAGAAGAGACACTCGAGTTGCATACGCGTGCGTTTCGCGCGTCGGCTCTTGTAACCGCCGGTCGCGACGAGAGCCCCACAACGATGAATGCGAGTCAGTTCCGACGCACCCGCCGGACGGCTCACGGTTTTCGGGACACAGGGACAGCAGGCAGCATCAGAGCGGGACGCGCTCGAGGTCGATCCGCTCGAGGTCGCCGTCACCGCCGACGGCGACGTCGGCGCGGTCGGCGACGGTACCCTCGTCCAGCAGCACGATCGTTCCCCCGGCGAGCAACGGCGCGATCAGGCCCGCCGTTACCGCCCGGTGGTCGGACAGCGCTCCCGCGACGGCGACCCGCGTGTCTTCGTCGAGTTCGTATTCGTCGGCGACCGCCGACGCCGCGGTCACGACGTCGCCGTGTGAGACCGTCCGTTCGCCGTCGGAGAGCAACGGCGTCTCCGGATCGATCGAGAGCGGCGGGAACGACGGGTTCTCGCTCCACAGCCCCGCGTCGAAGTGGTGAACGTCCGGCCGTTCCGGCTGCGTCCCGTATCCCACGCGCTGGGCACCCTGGGGGACGTCGTAACGCTCGAGGTCGTCGACGGGGGCGACGAGCGTCCGGAAGTCGGCCTCGTCCGCGAGGCTCGTCGGTGGATCGAACCGCGTCGTCGCCTCGAGCAGGGCCGTCCCGAAAAACGCGAGCAGCGCAAAGGGGCTATCGCCGACGACGCCGACGGATACCCCGTTTCGGACGCCGCTGTGGCGCAGGAAGTTTCCCGCCTTCCACGTGGACGTACAGAACCAGTGGTAGTCGAACTCGCGACCCGTCGCGTCCTCGAGCGCCGGCCGTTCGCTCCGTCGGTCCCGCGTCAACAGGTCGTCGACCGTCTCCGCGTCCATACCGGATGTTCCGGTTGCGGAGCCAAAAGGACGCCGATCAGAAACTCGACTTGAGTCGCTCGAAGAAGCCCTGCTCGACGTCGATCTCCTCGCCGCCGGCCTCGGCGAACGCCTCGAGGGCCTCGCGCTGTTCCGCGTTCAGGCTCTCGGGGGTGACGACCTGTACCTGCACGTAGAGGTCGCCGTAGCCCCGCCGCTGGAGGCGAGGCATTCCCTTCTCCTCGAGGTGGAACGTCTCGCCGCTCTGGGTCCCCTCGGGAATCTCGAGTTCGACCGGGCCGTCGAGCGTGGGCACTTCGACGGTGTCGCCGAACGTCGCCTGCGGGAACGAGATCGGCAGCCGGTACCGGAGGTCGTCGCCGTCGCGTTCGAACTCCTCGTGCTCTGCGATCGAGATGTCGATCAGCAGATCGCCGTTGGGTCCGCCGTTTGGACTCGGCGCACCCTCGCTTTCCATCCGAAGGGTCTGGCCGTCGCGGATGCCCGCTGGCACCTCGACAGACAGCGTCGCCTCCTGGCGGACGTATCCCTCGCCGTGACACTCGCTGCAGGTCTCGGAGTACAGCGTCCCCTCGCCCTCACAGCGGGGACAGGTCGTCGTCTGCTGGACGCGACCGAGCGGCGTCTGCTGGACCTGCGTGACCTGCCCGCGACCCTGGCACTCGGGACAGGTCCGCGCGTCGGCCTCCGGCGGATGACCGGCGCCGTCACACTCCTCACACTCCTCGGGCCGTTCGATCGTGAACTGCTTTTCGACGCCCTCGTAGGCCTCCTCGAGGCCGATCTTCAGGGCGGTCCGGAGGTCCTGACCCTTGCGCGGACGGTCGCGACCGCGGCCACCGCCGCCGAAGAACTGCTCGAAGATGTCACCGAGGCCGCCGCCCATGCCCCCGGCGCCGCCCATGCCACCGAACGGGTCGCCACCCATGCCTCCGGCACCGGCGTCGAAGCCGTGTTTTTCGGCCTGTTCGAACCGGTCGTGGCCCATCCGGTCGTAGGCTTCCCGCTTTTCCTCGTCGGTCAGGATCTTCTTCGCCTTCTGGATCTTCTTGAACTTCTCTTCAGCGTCCGGATCGTCGCTGACGTCCGGATGGTACTCGGTTGCTTTCTTTCGGTAGGCCTGTTTGATCTCCTCGGTAGACGCGTCCCGACTCACACCGAGCACGTCGTAGAAGTCCTCGCTCATTCGTTGTACACCGATACTGTGTTGAGACACTTGAAAAACGCGCCTCGAGTCGAGGCGGAGAACGGAACGGTCAACAGACGGTTACGTGTCGGCTACGTGATGCAGTGGGTCGCTACTGCTCGTCGTCGTCTACGTCTTCGAAGTCGGCGTCGACGAACTCCTCGCCCTCACCGGCAGCGTCCTCGGGGCCGGGATTCGGACCGCCGCCCATTCCACCGGGACCAGCGCCGGCACCTGCGCCGGCACCGCCCGCGCCGGCGGCGGCACCCTGGTAGATCTGCTTGCCGATCTCCTGGAGCTCTTTGCTCAGCTCTTCGGTCGCGGCCTCGATCTCTTCTGCGCCGGCGTCGGTGTCGTCGATCGTCTCCTCCAGGTCTTCGACCGCGTCCTCGATGCTCGAGCGCAGGTCGTCGTCGACCTCGTCGTTCTCCTCGAGGAGGGTCTCGGCGCGCTGGATCGTCGCCTCGGCGGTGTTACGGGCTTCGATGCGTTCGCGGCGCTGCTTGTCCTCCTCGGCGTGTTCTTCGGCCTCGCGCTGCATGCGGTCGATCTCGGCGTCCGAGAGGCCAGCACCGCCCTCGATCGTGATCTCCTCGGTCGTGCCGGTCCCTTTGTCCTCGGCGGAGACGTTGACGATGCCGTTCTCGTCGATCGAGAACGTGACCTCGATCTGGGGGGTTCCGGCGGGTGCCGGCGGGATGCCGGTCAGGTGGAACTCGCCGAGCAGTTCGTTCTTCTCGGCGAGTTCACGCTCACCCTGGAAGACCCGCACCTGCACGGAGGTCTGGTTGTCCGCGGCGGTGGTGAAGATCTTCGACTCCTCGGTCGGGATCGTGGTGTTCTTCTCGATGAGGCGCTCGAAGAGGCCACCTTTGACTTCGATACCGAGCGAAAGCGGCGTGACGTCGAGCAGGACGATGTCGTCGACCTCGCCGCCGAGGACGCCGCCCTGGATCGCCGCGCCCAGCGCGACGGCCTCGTCGGGGTTGACGTTCTTCTGGGGCTCCTCGCCGATGAGTTCCTCGACCTTCTCGGAGACCTGGGGCATCCGGGTCGACCCGCCGACCAGGAGGACTTCGTCGATGTCGTCTTTGCTGTAGCCTGCGTCCTCGAGTGCCTGCTCGGTGGGTTCGACGGTGCGGTCGATCAGGTCCTGCGTGAGTGACTCGAACTTGGCACGGGTCAGCGACTCTTCCAGGTGGATCGGGCCGTCGTCGGTCGCCGTGATAAAGGGCAGGTTGATCTCGGTCTCCTTGCGCGAGGAGAGTTCGATCTTGGCCTCCTCGGCGGCGTCTTTGAGCCGCTGGAGGGCCTGGCGGTCCTCGCGGAGGTCGATGCCGTGTTCGTCCTCGAAGTTGTCGGCGAGCCAGTCGATGATGGCGTGGTCCCAGTCGTCCCCGCCGAGGTCGTTGTCACCGTTTGTGGCGACGACCTCGTAGACGCCGCCACCCAGATCCAGGATGGAGACGTCGAAGGTGCCACCGCCGAGGTCGTAGACGAGCACCGTCTGGTCGGACTCGTCGTCGAGTCCGTAGGCCATCGACGCGGCGGTGGGTTCGTTGATGATCCGTTCGACCTCGAAGCCGGCGATCTCGCCGGCGTCTTTGGTCGCCTGGCGCTGGCGATCGGAGAAGTACGCCGGGACCGTGATGACAGCCTTCTCGACTTCGTCACCCAGGTAGTCTTCGGCGTCGCGTTTGATCTTCTGGAGGATCATCGCCGAGATCTGCTGGGGCGTGTACTCCTCGCCCTCGATCTCGACGGTGTAGTCGTCTTCCCCCATGTGACGCTTGATCGAGGCGATCGTCCGCTCCGGGTTCTGGATCGCCTGATTCTTCGCCGGCTTCCCGACGAGTCGCTCGTCGTCGTCGGTGAAGGCGACGACCGAGGGCGTCGTTCGCTCACCCTCGGCGTTTACGATGATTTCCGGATCGCCGCCTTCCATGACGGCGAAAGCGCTGTTCGTCGTCCCGAG
Protein-coding sequences here:
- the dnaJ gene encoding molecular chaperone DnaJ, which encodes MSEDFYDVLGVSRDASTEEIKQAYRKKATEYHPDVSDDPDAEEKFKKIQKAKKILTDEEKREAYDRMGHDRFEQAEKHGFDAGAGGMGGDPFGGMGGAGGMGGGLGDIFEQFFGGGGRGRDRPRKGQDLRTALKIGLEEAYEGVEKQFTIERPEECEECDGAGHPPEADARTCPECQGRGQVTQVQQTPLGRVQQTTTCPRCEGEGTLYSETCSECHGEGYVRQEATLSVEVPAGIRDGQTLRMESEGAPSPNGGPNGDLLIDISIAEHEEFERDGDDLRYRLPISFPQATFGDTVEVPTLDGPVELEIPEGTQSGETFHLEEKGMPRLQRRGYGDLYVQVQVVTPESLNAEQREALEAFAEAGGEEIDVEQGFFERLKSSF
- a CDS encoding adenosylcobalamin-dependent ribonucleoside-diphosphate reductase produces the protein MDTLDTVAETVLRRRYLQRDEDGEVVETPAELFGRVAETLAQVEARFGGDVDATERAFYEAMTALEFLPNSPTLMNAGTDLQQLAACFVLPIEDSLESIFTALEQTALVHQSGGGTGFSFSNLRPEGDVVMKTDGVASGPVSFMRIFDAATEQIKQGGRRRGANMGVLEASHPDVQSFVTAKAETDAFQNFNLSVATDAAFWAASDADEPYALVNPRTGEVVERIDPDALFDLIAEMAWETGDPGILFLDAINEDNPTPHLGRLEATNPCGEVPLLPYEACVLGSINLARHTDGDEIDWAKLRETVHLAVRFLDDAIEASTFPVPEIEATMARTRKIGLGVMGFHDLLIDLRVPYYSAEAVAVADEVMAFVHDESWAASRELAAERGPFPEWDDSTREEPMRNATTTTIAPTGTISLIAGCSASIEPIYNVAYTKHVVGGLEIVDDRFVDLAKERGFYSEDLVADLRDRTTIQDVEEIPDDVKPLFHTAHDVPAEGHLRIQAAFQEHVDNAVSKTVNLPRSASVEDVADVFRTARDLGVKGVTVFRSGARPEQVLGEDPLKEECVSECDYVATREE
- a CDS encoding aldehyde ferredoxin oxidoreductase family protein, which encodes MRHATGPLLTVDVSDRTATKTDVDDVLETYVGGRAVATALAHERIPFDADPFGPENRAYLSTGPLQQSRMSFTGRMNMTGLSPLTDGLVSTNAGGYLSRNFTSAGISVLEVVGESDELLAIHVTDDGVEFEAVPELEGATVPETSDYVAEHHDLGPEHCIAIGPAGENLVRFASVMTFDSRAFGRGGLGAVLGSKNVKCVTFDGDADPDVEIPPVQMDVHREAATSDDLMRRQGTTGGTEFINDNFSLPTRYFQEYQFENVEGIGGNAVEEKKYKKGACSACAYACKLPTRDEETGVETEGPEFETVYAFGSSHGVGDIVDVMKANELCDTLGMDTISAGVTVAAYLAAEDEFGNADLAQEVTEKIAYREGIGDDLAEGVARVHDDLGVDDYTVKGMEFAAHDGRVLHGQGLSYAVANRGGDHMYAGMLSLEYSGELDPEGTLGKAETLVEQENRAAFRDSGIVCAFGSDYVTDDRLEALFDADHDALLEVGAKTVELERHFNNQRGFDREDDRLPYEIPDLEAAIGEYYDARDWNDDGTVPDATVDLVAPSAD
- a CDS encoding DUF2267 domain-containing protein gives rise to the protein MNFDEFTGQIQHRLELPDTGRTVRTIRATLTTLGQRIPEGNAEDLAASLPMEIGWYLTGAVHEHGQRFDWHEFVDRVSEIENVDAPEAAYHSRVVVDLVRTAVPPSDFQQLRDQLPESEDDENWRKLFEVVDAGGWGEAEEAQTGGGPQSEDDSE
- the dnaK gene encoding molecular chaperone DnaK produces the protein MASNKILGIDLGTTNSAFAVMEGGDPEIIVNAEGERTTPSVVAFTDDDERLVGKPAKNQAIQNPERTIASIKRHMGEDDYTVEIEGEEYTPQQISAMILQKIKRDAEDYLGDEVEKAVITVPAYFSDRQRQATKDAGEIAGFEVERIINEPTAASMAYGLDDESDQTVLVYDLGGGTFDVSILDLGGGVYEVVATNGDNDLGGDDWDHAIIDWLADNFEDEHGIDLREDRQALQRLKDAAEEAKIELSSRKETEINLPFITATDDGPIHLEESLTRAKFESLTQDLIDRTVEPTEQALEDAGYSKDDIDEVLLVGGSTRMPQVSEKVEELIGEEPQKNVNPDEAVALGAAIQGGVLGGEVDDIVLLDVTPLSLGIEVKGGLFERLIEKNTTIPTEESKIFTTAADNQTSVQVRVFQGERELAEKNELLGEFHLTGIPPAPAGTPQIEVTFSIDENGIVNVSAEDKGTGTTEEITIEGGAGLSDAEIDRMQREAEEHAEEDKQRRERIEARNTAEATIQRAETLLEENDEVDDDLRSSIEDAVEDLEETIDDTDAGAEEIEAATEELSKELQEIGKQIYQGAAAGAGGAGAGAGAGPGGMGGGPNPGPEDAAGEGEEFVDADFEDVDDDEQ
- a CDS encoding ubiquitin-like small modifier protein 1, with the translated sequence MQLECLFFGPFREDVGEEAVDWETDAETVGDLLADLETEYPVLEGRLVDGDDLAGETVVTKNKKDVRHIDGLETELEDGDVYRLVPSVYGG